The Haloplanus salinarum genome includes a region encoding these proteins:
- a CDS encoding MaoC family dehydratase, which yields MTGRYYEEFAVGTTYEHDKRRTVTESDNQRFCDLTMNQQPLHLDAEFAAETEFGERIVNGLYTMSLAVGLSIPDTTDGTIVANLAYDDVEHPAPVYVGDTLRARTTVTDKRETSDGDRGVVTMHVEAHVGDRLVCSFDRTVLARKRPS from the coding sequence ATGACGGGGCGTTACTACGAGGAGTTCGCGGTCGGAACGACCTACGAACACGACAAGCGGCGAACGGTCACCGAGAGCGACAACCAGCGCTTCTGTGACCTGACGATGAACCAGCAGCCGCTCCACCTCGACGCCGAGTTCGCGGCGGAGACCGAGTTCGGCGAGCGGATCGTCAACGGCCTCTATACGATGAGCCTCGCGGTGGGGCTGTCCATCCCCGACACGACCGACGGCACCATCGTCGCCAACCTCGCGTACGACGACGTGGAGCATCCGGCGCCGGTCTACGTCGGCGACACGCTCCGGGCACGGACCACCGTGACCGACAAGCGCGAGACGAGCGACGGCGACCGTGGTGTAGTCACGATGCACGTCGAGGCCCACGTCGGCGACCGACTCGTGTGCTCGTTCGACCGGACCGTCCTCGCCCGCAAGCGGCCGTCGTGA
- a CDS encoding acyl-CoA carboxylase subunit beta — MDVRVAGTTAAEAEAIARALAARFGERVRVFADRDGEPVAESDPPDGTGRDGDDAAGPTDREAALWAEIEDILDGGPEAYRQRQREAGKLFVRDRLDRWFPEGLTFEDGKFANFDAWHPSAPGEGDGDRLPADGLITGAATFEGRAVHFMANDYTVKAGSMAEKGVEKFLRMQERALKTGRPVLYLMDSSGGRIDQQTGFFANREGIGKFYYNHSRLSGAVPQVCVLYGPCIAGAAYTPVFADFTVMVEGSAMAIASPRMVEMVTGEEISMDELGGPGVHAAESGSADLVAADESEARSLVARLFAYLPDNADADPPRTEGRDPAKSPDGIDAVVPEAPRKAYDVRDLLDRLADEGSVLELKSEYGAEIVTAFARLDGRPVGVVANQPARRAGAIFPDAAEKAAEFVWTCDAYGIPLLYLCDTPGFMAGSSVEKEGILEAGKKMIYATSAATVPKQCVVVRKAYGAGIYAMSGPAYDTESTLALPGAEIGIMGPEAAINAVYARKLADIDDPAERERREAELREEYREGIDVHRMASEVVIDELVPPSTLREELVGRFGFYETVEKERPEKKHGTVL, encoded by the coding sequence ATGGACGTTCGCGTCGCCGGGACGACGGCCGCGGAGGCGGAAGCCATCGCCAGGGCGCTCGCGGCCCGGTTCGGCGAGCGGGTCCGCGTGTTCGCCGACCGAGACGGGGAGCCGGTGGCCGAGAGCGACCCGCCCGACGGGACGGGACGGGACGGCGACGACGCGGCGGGGCCGACCGACCGCGAGGCGGCTCTGTGGGCCGAAATCGAGGATATCCTCGACGGGGGACCGGAGGCGTACCGACAGCGACAGCGGGAGGCCGGAAAGCTGTTCGTCCGCGACCGCCTCGACCGCTGGTTCCCCGAGGGGCTCACCTTCGAGGACGGGAAGTTCGCCAACTTCGACGCGTGGCACCCGTCGGCCCCGGGTGAGGGGGACGGCGACCGCCTCCCCGCGGACGGCCTCATCACCGGCGCCGCCACCTTCGAGGGGCGGGCGGTCCACTTCATGGCCAACGACTACACGGTCAAGGCGGGGTCGATGGCCGAGAAGGGCGTCGAGAAGTTCCTCCGAATGCAGGAGCGGGCGCTCAAGACGGGGCGGCCGGTGCTCTACCTGATGGACTCCTCGGGGGGCCGGATCGACCAGCAGACGGGCTTTTTCGCCAACCGCGAGGGGATCGGGAAGTTCTACTACAACCACTCGCGGCTCTCGGGGGCGGTGCCACAGGTCTGCGTGCTGTACGGACCCTGTATCGCGGGCGCCGCCTACACCCCCGTCTTCGCCGACTTCACGGTCATGGTCGAGGGGTCGGCGATGGCCATCGCCTCGCCGCGCATGGTCGAGATGGTCACCGGCGAGGAGATCAGCATGGACGAACTGGGCGGGCCCGGGGTCCACGCCGCCGAGTCGGGGAGCGCGGACCTGGTCGCCGCCGACGAGTCCGAGGCCCGATCGCTCGTTGCGCGACTGTTCGCTTACCTCCCGGACAACGCCGACGCCGATCCGCCGCGGACCGAGGGCCGCGATCCGGCAAAGTCGCCGGACGGTATCGACGCCGTGGTGCCCGAGGCGCCGCGGAAGGCCTACGACGTCCGGGACCTGCTCGACCGCCTCGCCGACGAGGGGTCGGTGCTGGAGCTGAAATCGGAGTACGGCGCGGAGATCGTCACCGCCTTCGCCCGTCTGGATGGCCGGCCGGTCGGGGTCGTCGCCAACCAGCCGGCGAGGCGTGCGGGCGCCATCTTCCCCGACGCCGCCGAGAAGGCCGCCGAGTTCGTCTGGACCTGCGACGCCTACGGGATCCCCCTGCTCTACCTCTGTGACACGCCGGGGTTCATGGCCGGATCGAGCGTCGAGAAGGAGGGGATCCTGGAGGCGGGCAAGAAGATGATCTACGCCACCTCGGCGGCGACGGTGCCGAAACAGTGCGTGGTGGTGCGGAAGGCCTACGGCGCGGGCATCTACGCGATGTCGGGACCGGCCTACGACACCGAGTCGACGCTGGCGCTCCCGGGCGCCGAGATCGGCATCATGGGTCCCGAGGCGGCGATCAACGCCGTCTACGCCCGCAAGCTCGCCGACATCGACGATCCCGCGGAGCGCGAGCGACGGGAGGCGGAACTCCGCGAGGAGTACCGCGAGGGGATCGACGTCCACCGGATGGCCAGCGAGGTGGTGATCGACGAGCTCGTGCCGCCGAGTACGCTGCGCGAGGAGTTGGTCGGCCGCTTCGGGTTCTACGAGACGGTCGAGAAGGAGCGTCCGGAGAAGAAACACGGGACGGTGCTCTGA